From Glycine soja cultivar W05 chromosome 4, ASM419377v2, whole genome shotgun sequence, the proteins below share one genomic window:
- the LOC114409509 gene encoding protein LNK2-like isoform X1 — MFDWNDEELANIIWGEGGESDDHIVPYPEVNEDVSNKKEWNQEAAATKLTELKRPEAKTDFHERKLGSSSNLDNSGELPTSGYGTNAWPDLALSSSAKIDHGSLGTEVSNNLSELSKLSSSRGEEITQHEKHAEIFQNAHEGKEQGHFVDYGWANIGSFDDLDRIFSNDDPIFGHASLDSSNELWSSKDVSNNAAPLPLDTPSSSGALRNRTESLEIKEEYVQCNDKSLDLSNEKIGGPGSQVIENSCTTTANVGNGGVRSKPTGKEQQVFRQKNLLKTRKKSLVKQEENTLQDFYDNWSPSAAPAKQFQNQLAPSVIQSSPSSILGQPKQIQGAETLYQNIINPYAASSVYGNLTNTYPAMPMLSQTHPALSGYEVSPGIVNPVNNLVDSVKPQIMTPQEKIEKLRRRQQMQAMIAIQKQQQQLGHQVPSTSKSSTQKCPPEIQSHLSDGTDDDLRTLPALDPPIEQDDSNTMSVAVGNDFVEDTVLYRLQDIISKLDIKIRLCIRDSLFRLAQRHYTSDTSSTNKSSREELEVAAREESISQNRYARMPDVETETNPIDRTVAHLLFHRPMELTQNYSDKLESPISTKCESKAANPLNFPVSCLPDEDSKNNQQLSHLGFKNPWVDAQSMDQIKNSPCIDTSENASNTQELEASQ, encoded by the exons ATGTTTGATTGGAACGACGAAGAG CTAGCTAACATAATATGGGGTGAAGGAGGTGAGAGTGATGATCATATTGTGCCTTATCCAGAGGTAAATGAAGATGTTAGCAACAAAAAAGAATGGAATCAAGAAGCTGCTGCGACTAAGCTCACTGAGCTGAAGAGACCGGAGGCTAAAACTGATTTTCATGAAAGAAAGCTAGGAAGCAGTTCCAACCTTGATAATAGTGGAGAACTACCTACCTCAGGATATGGAACAAATGCATGGCCTGACTTGGCTTTATCCAGTTCAGCTAAAATTGATCATGGTTCCCTGGGTACTGAAGTATCTAATAATTTAAGTGAACTTAGCAAATTGAGTTCATCAAGAGGTG AAGAAATTACACAACATGAAAAGCATGCTGAAATTTTCCAAAATGCTCATGAAGGTAAAGAGCAAGGTCATTTTGTTGATTATGGATGGGCCAACATAGGAAGTTTTGATGACCTTGATCGGATTTTTAG CAATGATGACCCTATATTTGGCCATGCAAGTCTTGATAGTTCTAATGAGCTTTGGTCGTCTAAAGATGTGAGTAACAATGCAGCACCTTTACCATTGGATACACCAAGTTCATCTGGTGCTTTAAGGAACAGAACTGAGTCTttggaaatcaaagaagaataTGTTCAATGTAATGATAAATCATTGGACCTCAGCAATGAGAAGATTGGGGGTCCTGGATCCCAAGTTATAGAAAATTCATGCACAACCACAGCTAATGTGGGAAATGGTGGAGTTAGAAGTAAGCCTACTGGAAAGGAACAGCAG GTTTTTAGGCAAAAGAATCTTTTGAAAACTCGGAAAAAATCACTGGTAAAACAAGAGGAGAATACCTTGCAGGATTTCTATGATAATTGGTCTCCTTCAGCAGCACCGGCAAAACAATTTCAGAATCAATTGGCACCTTCTGTTATACAATCTTCTCCCTCTTCAATTCTGGGGCAGCCAAAGCAGATCCAAGGAGCTGAAACCCTATATCAGAATATCATAAATCCATATGCGGCTTCTTCTGTGTATGGGAACCTTACTAATACATATCCTGCTATGCCAATGCTATCACAGACTCACCCAGCACTTTCTGGGTACGAAGTGTCTCCTGGTATTGTGAATCCTGTGAATAATTTAGTGGACTCAGTCAAGCCTCAAATCATGACCCCTCAggagaaaattgaaaaattgagGAGGCGGCAGCAAATGCAGGCAATGATTGCTATTcagaaacaacaacaacaattgggCCATCAAGTTCCTAGTACTAGTAAATCAAGCACTCAAAAATGTCCTCCAGAAATTCAAAGTCATCTTAGTGATGGGACTGATGACGATCTAAGAACTCTTCCTGCTCTAGATCCACCAATTGAACAAGATGATTCTAATACAATGTCAGTGGCAGTTGGTAATGATTTCGTTGAAGATACCGTATTGTACAGACTTCAGGATATTATATCAAAG TTAGACATCAAAATAAGACTCTGCATCAGAGATAGTTTGTTCCGGTTGGCACAAAGGCATTATACTAGTGATACTAGCAGTACAAACAAAAGTAGCAGAGAAGAACTTGAAGTTGCTGCAAGAGAAGAAAGCATTAGCCAAAACAG ATATGCCAGGATGCCTGATGTTGAAACAGAGACGAATCCCATTGATAGAACTGTGGCTCATTTACTTTTTCATAGGCCTATGGAGTTGACCCAAAACTATTCTGACAAGCTGGAGTCACCTATTTCTACCAAATGTGAAAGCAAAGCAGCTAACCCCTTGAACTTTCCAGTGAGTTGCTTACCAGATGAGGACTCGAAAAACAATCAACAACTTTCTCACCTTGGGTTTAAGAATCCTTGGGTTGATGCCCAGTCCATGGATCAAATTAAAAACAGTCCCTGCATAGACACGTCAGAGAATGCTTCAAACACACAGGAACTTGAAGCCTCTCAATGA
- the LOC114409509 gene encoding protein LNK2-like isoform X6 yields the protein MFDWNDEELANIIWGEGGESDDHIVPYPEVNEDVSNKKEWNQEAAATKLTELKRPEAKTDFHERKLGSSSNLDNSGELPTSGYGTNAWPDLALSSSAKIDHGSLGKEQGHFVDYGWANIGSFDDLDRIFSNDDPIFGHASLDSSNELWSSKDVSNNAAPLPLDTPSSSGALRNRTESLEIKEEYVQCNDKSLDLSNEKIGGPGSQVIENSCTTTANVGNGGVRSKPTGKEQQVFRQKNLLKTRKKSLVKQEENTLQDFYDNWSPSAAPAKQFQNQLAPSVIQSSPSSILGQPKQIQGAETLYQNIINPYAASSVYGNLTNTYPAMPMLSQTHPALSGYEVSPGIVNPVNNLVDSVKPQIMTPQEKIEKLRRRQQMQAMIAIQKQQQQLGHQVPSTSKSSTQKCPPEIQSHLSDGTDDDLRTLPALDPPIEQDDSNTMSVAVGNDFVEDTVLYRLQDIISKLDIKIRLCIRDSLFRLAQRHYTSDTSSTNKSSREELEVAAREESISQNRYARMPDVETETNPIDRTVAHLLFHRPMELTQNYSDKLESPISTKCESKAANPLNFPVSCLPDEDSKNNQQLSHLGFKNPWVDAQSMDQIKNSPCIDTSENASNTQELEASQ from the exons ATGTTTGATTGGAACGACGAAGAG CTAGCTAACATAATATGGGGTGAAGGAGGTGAGAGTGATGATCATATTGTGCCTTATCCAGAGGTAAATGAAGATGTTAGCAACAAAAAAGAATGGAATCAAGAAGCTGCTGCGACTAAGCTCACTGAGCTGAAGAGACCGGAGGCTAAAACTGATTTTCATGAAAGAAAGCTAGGAAGCAGTTCCAACCTTGATAATAGTGGAGAACTACCTACCTCAGGATATGGAACAAATGCATGGCCTGACTTGGCTTTATCCAGTTCAGCTAAAATTGATCATGGTTCCCTGG GTAAAGAGCAAGGTCATTTTGTTGATTATGGATGGGCCAACATAGGAAGTTTTGATGACCTTGATCGGATTTTTAG CAATGATGACCCTATATTTGGCCATGCAAGTCTTGATAGTTCTAATGAGCTTTGGTCGTCTAAAGATGTGAGTAACAATGCAGCACCTTTACCATTGGATACACCAAGTTCATCTGGTGCTTTAAGGAACAGAACTGAGTCTttggaaatcaaagaagaataTGTTCAATGTAATGATAAATCATTGGACCTCAGCAATGAGAAGATTGGGGGTCCTGGATCCCAAGTTATAGAAAATTCATGCACAACCACAGCTAATGTGGGAAATGGTGGAGTTAGAAGTAAGCCTACTGGAAAGGAACAGCAG GTTTTTAGGCAAAAGAATCTTTTGAAAACTCGGAAAAAATCACTGGTAAAACAAGAGGAGAATACCTTGCAGGATTTCTATGATAATTGGTCTCCTTCAGCAGCACCGGCAAAACAATTTCAGAATCAATTGGCACCTTCTGTTATACAATCTTCTCCCTCTTCAATTCTGGGGCAGCCAAAGCAGATCCAAGGAGCTGAAACCCTATATCAGAATATCATAAATCCATATGCGGCTTCTTCTGTGTATGGGAACCTTACTAATACATATCCTGCTATGCCAATGCTATCACAGACTCACCCAGCACTTTCTGGGTACGAAGTGTCTCCTGGTATTGTGAATCCTGTGAATAATTTAGTGGACTCAGTCAAGCCTCAAATCATGACCCCTCAggagaaaattgaaaaattgagGAGGCGGCAGCAAATGCAGGCAATGATTGCTATTcagaaacaacaacaacaattgggCCATCAAGTTCCTAGTACTAGTAAATCAAGCACTCAAAAATGTCCTCCAGAAATTCAAAGTCATCTTAGTGATGGGACTGATGACGATCTAAGAACTCTTCCTGCTCTAGATCCACCAATTGAACAAGATGATTCTAATACAATGTCAGTGGCAGTTGGTAATGATTTCGTTGAAGATACCGTATTGTACAGACTTCAGGATATTATATCAAAG TTAGACATCAAAATAAGACTCTGCATCAGAGATAGTTTGTTCCGGTTGGCACAAAGGCATTATACTAGTGATACTAGCAGTACAAACAAAAGTAGCAGAGAAGAACTTGAAGTTGCTGCAAGAGAAGAAAGCATTAGCCAAAACAG ATATGCCAGGATGCCTGATGTTGAAACAGAGACGAATCCCATTGATAGAACTGTGGCTCATTTACTTTTTCATAGGCCTATGGAGTTGACCCAAAACTATTCTGACAAGCTGGAGTCACCTATTTCTACCAAATGTGAAAGCAAAGCAGCTAACCCCTTGAACTTTCCAGTGAGTTGCTTACCAGATGAGGACTCGAAAAACAATCAACAACTTTCTCACCTTGGGTTTAAGAATCCTTGGGTTGATGCCCAGTCCATGGATCAAATTAAAAACAGTCCCTGCATAGACACGTCAGAGAATGCTTCAAACACACAGGAACTTGAAGCCTCTCAATGA
- the LOC114409509 gene encoding protein LNK2-like isoform X5 produces MFDWNDEELANIIWGEGGESDDHIVPYPEVNEDVSNKKEWNQEAAATKLTELKRPEAKTDFHERKLGSSSNLDNSGELPTSGYGTNAWPDLALSSSAKIDHGSLGTEVSNNLSELSKLSSSRGKEQGHFVDYGWANIGSFDDLDRIFSNDDPIFGHASLDSSNELWSSKDVSNNAAPLPLDTPSSSGALRNRTESLEIKEEYVQCNDKSLDLSNEKIGGPGSQVIENSCTTTANVGNGGVRSKPTGKEQQVFRQKNLLKTRKKSLVKQEENTLQDFYDNWSPSAAPAKQFQNQLAPSVIQSSPSSILGQPKQIQGAETLYQNIINPYAASSVYGNLTNTYPAMPMLSQTHPALSGYEVSPGIVNPVNNLVDSVKPQIMTPQEKIEKLRRRQQMQAMIAIQKQQQQLGHQVPSTSKSSTQKCPPEIQSHLSDGTDDDLRTLPALDPPIEQDDSNTMSVAVGNDFVEDTVLYRLQDIISKLDIKIRLCIRDSLFRLAQRHYTSDTSSTNKSSREELEVAAREESISQNRYARMPDVETETNPIDRTVAHLLFHRPMELTQNYSDKLESPISTKCESKAANPLNFPVSCLPDEDSKNNQQLSHLGFKNPWVDAQSMDQIKNSPCIDTSENASNTQELEASQ; encoded by the exons ATGTTTGATTGGAACGACGAAGAG CTAGCTAACATAATATGGGGTGAAGGAGGTGAGAGTGATGATCATATTGTGCCTTATCCAGAGGTAAATGAAGATGTTAGCAACAAAAAAGAATGGAATCAAGAAGCTGCTGCGACTAAGCTCACTGAGCTGAAGAGACCGGAGGCTAAAACTGATTTTCATGAAAGAAAGCTAGGAAGCAGTTCCAACCTTGATAATAGTGGAGAACTACCTACCTCAGGATATGGAACAAATGCATGGCCTGACTTGGCTTTATCCAGTTCAGCTAAAATTGATCATGGTTCCCTGGGTACTGAAGTATCTAATAATTTAAGTGAACTTAGCAAATTGAGTTCATCAAGAG GTAAAGAGCAAGGTCATTTTGTTGATTATGGATGGGCCAACATAGGAAGTTTTGATGACCTTGATCGGATTTTTAG CAATGATGACCCTATATTTGGCCATGCAAGTCTTGATAGTTCTAATGAGCTTTGGTCGTCTAAAGATGTGAGTAACAATGCAGCACCTTTACCATTGGATACACCAAGTTCATCTGGTGCTTTAAGGAACAGAACTGAGTCTttggaaatcaaagaagaataTGTTCAATGTAATGATAAATCATTGGACCTCAGCAATGAGAAGATTGGGGGTCCTGGATCCCAAGTTATAGAAAATTCATGCACAACCACAGCTAATGTGGGAAATGGTGGAGTTAGAAGTAAGCCTACTGGAAAGGAACAGCAG GTTTTTAGGCAAAAGAATCTTTTGAAAACTCGGAAAAAATCACTGGTAAAACAAGAGGAGAATACCTTGCAGGATTTCTATGATAATTGGTCTCCTTCAGCAGCACCGGCAAAACAATTTCAGAATCAATTGGCACCTTCTGTTATACAATCTTCTCCCTCTTCAATTCTGGGGCAGCCAAAGCAGATCCAAGGAGCTGAAACCCTATATCAGAATATCATAAATCCATATGCGGCTTCTTCTGTGTATGGGAACCTTACTAATACATATCCTGCTATGCCAATGCTATCACAGACTCACCCAGCACTTTCTGGGTACGAAGTGTCTCCTGGTATTGTGAATCCTGTGAATAATTTAGTGGACTCAGTCAAGCCTCAAATCATGACCCCTCAggagaaaattgaaaaattgagGAGGCGGCAGCAAATGCAGGCAATGATTGCTATTcagaaacaacaacaacaattgggCCATCAAGTTCCTAGTACTAGTAAATCAAGCACTCAAAAATGTCCTCCAGAAATTCAAAGTCATCTTAGTGATGGGACTGATGACGATCTAAGAACTCTTCCTGCTCTAGATCCACCAATTGAACAAGATGATTCTAATACAATGTCAGTGGCAGTTGGTAATGATTTCGTTGAAGATACCGTATTGTACAGACTTCAGGATATTATATCAAAG TTAGACATCAAAATAAGACTCTGCATCAGAGATAGTTTGTTCCGGTTGGCACAAAGGCATTATACTAGTGATACTAGCAGTACAAACAAAAGTAGCAGAGAAGAACTTGAAGTTGCTGCAAGAGAAGAAAGCATTAGCCAAAACAG ATATGCCAGGATGCCTGATGTTGAAACAGAGACGAATCCCATTGATAGAACTGTGGCTCATTTACTTTTTCATAGGCCTATGGAGTTGACCCAAAACTATTCTGACAAGCTGGAGTCACCTATTTCTACCAAATGTGAAAGCAAAGCAGCTAACCCCTTGAACTTTCCAGTGAGTTGCTTACCAGATGAGGACTCGAAAAACAATCAACAACTTTCTCACCTTGGGTTTAAGAATCCTTGGGTTGATGCCCAGTCCATGGATCAAATTAAAAACAGTCCCTGCATAGACACGTCAGAGAATGCTTCAAACACACAGGAACTTGAAGCCTCTCAATGA
- the LOC114409509 gene encoding protein LNK2-like isoform X2: MFDWNDEELANIIWGEGGESDDHIVPYPEVNEDVSNKKEWNQEAAATKLTELKRPEAKTDFHERKLGSSSNLDNSGELPTSGYGTNAWPDLALSSSAKIDHGSLGTEVSNNLSELSKLSSSREEITQHEKHAEIFQNAHEGKEQGHFVDYGWANIGSFDDLDRIFSNDDPIFGHASLDSSNELWSSKDVSNNAAPLPLDTPSSSGALRNRTESLEIKEEYVQCNDKSLDLSNEKIGGPGSQVIENSCTTTANVGNGGVRSKPTGKEQQVFRQKNLLKTRKKSLVKQEENTLQDFYDNWSPSAAPAKQFQNQLAPSVIQSSPSSILGQPKQIQGAETLYQNIINPYAASSVYGNLTNTYPAMPMLSQTHPALSGYEVSPGIVNPVNNLVDSVKPQIMTPQEKIEKLRRRQQMQAMIAIQKQQQQLGHQVPSTSKSSTQKCPPEIQSHLSDGTDDDLRTLPALDPPIEQDDSNTMSVAVGNDFVEDTVLYRLQDIISKLDIKIRLCIRDSLFRLAQRHYTSDTSSTNKSSREELEVAAREESISQNRYARMPDVETETNPIDRTVAHLLFHRPMELTQNYSDKLESPISTKCESKAANPLNFPVSCLPDEDSKNNQQLSHLGFKNPWVDAQSMDQIKNSPCIDTSENASNTQELEASQ, from the exons ATGTTTGATTGGAACGACGAAGAG CTAGCTAACATAATATGGGGTGAAGGAGGTGAGAGTGATGATCATATTGTGCCTTATCCAGAGGTAAATGAAGATGTTAGCAACAAAAAAGAATGGAATCAAGAAGCTGCTGCGACTAAGCTCACTGAGCTGAAGAGACCGGAGGCTAAAACTGATTTTCATGAAAGAAAGCTAGGAAGCAGTTCCAACCTTGATAATAGTGGAGAACTACCTACCTCAGGATATGGAACAAATGCATGGCCTGACTTGGCTTTATCCAGTTCAGCTAAAATTGATCATGGTTCCCTGGGTACTGAAGTATCTAATAATTTAAGTGAACTTAGCAAATTGAGTTCATCAAGAG AAGAAATTACACAACATGAAAAGCATGCTGAAATTTTCCAAAATGCTCATGAAGGTAAAGAGCAAGGTCATTTTGTTGATTATGGATGGGCCAACATAGGAAGTTTTGATGACCTTGATCGGATTTTTAG CAATGATGACCCTATATTTGGCCATGCAAGTCTTGATAGTTCTAATGAGCTTTGGTCGTCTAAAGATGTGAGTAACAATGCAGCACCTTTACCATTGGATACACCAAGTTCATCTGGTGCTTTAAGGAACAGAACTGAGTCTttggaaatcaaagaagaataTGTTCAATGTAATGATAAATCATTGGACCTCAGCAATGAGAAGATTGGGGGTCCTGGATCCCAAGTTATAGAAAATTCATGCACAACCACAGCTAATGTGGGAAATGGTGGAGTTAGAAGTAAGCCTACTGGAAAGGAACAGCAG GTTTTTAGGCAAAAGAATCTTTTGAAAACTCGGAAAAAATCACTGGTAAAACAAGAGGAGAATACCTTGCAGGATTTCTATGATAATTGGTCTCCTTCAGCAGCACCGGCAAAACAATTTCAGAATCAATTGGCACCTTCTGTTATACAATCTTCTCCCTCTTCAATTCTGGGGCAGCCAAAGCAGATCCAAGGAGCTGAAACCCTATATCAGAATATCATAAATCCATATGCGGCTTCTTCTGTGTATGGGAACCTTACTAATACATATCCTGCTATGCCAATGCTATCACAGACTCACCCAGCACTTTCTGGGTACGAAGTGTCTCCTGGTATTGTGAATCCTGTGAATAATTTAGTGGACTCAGTCAAGCCTCAAATCATGACCCCTCAggagaaaattgaaaaattgagGAGGCGGCAGCAAATGCAGGCAATGATTGCTATTcagaaacaacaacaacaattgggCCATCAAGTTCCTAGTACTAGTAAATCAAGCACTCAAAAATGTCCTCCAGAAATTCAAAGTCATCTTAGTGATGGGACTGATGACGATCTAAGAACTCTTCCTGCTCTAGATCCACCAATTGAACAAGATGATTCTAATACAATGTCAGTGGCAGTTGGTAATGATTTCGTTGAAGATACCGTATTGTACAGACTTCAGGATATTATATCAAAG TTAGACATCAAAATAAGACTCTGCATCAGAGATAGTTTGTTCCGGTTGGCACAAAGGCATTATACTAGTGATACTAGCAGTACAAACAAAAGTAGCAGAGAAGAACTTGAAGTTGCTGCAAGAGAAGAAAGCATTAGCCAAAACAG ATATGCCAGGATGCCTGATGTTGAAACAGAGACGAATCCCATTGATAGAACTGTGGCTCATTTACTTTTTCATAGGCCTATGGAGTTGACCCAAAACTATTCTGACAAGCTGGAGTCACCTATTTCTACCAAATGTGAAAGCAAAGCAGCTAACCCCTTGAACTTTCCAGTGAGTTGCTTACCAGATGAGGACTCGAAAAACAATCAACAACTTTCTCACCTTGGGTTTAAGAATCCTTGGGTTGATGCCCAGTCCATGGATCAAATTAAAAACAGTCCCTGCATAGACACGTCAGAGAATGCTTCAAACACACAGGAACTTGAAGCCTCTCAATGA
- the LOC114409509 gene encoding protein LNK2-like isoform X4 — protein sequence MFDWNDEELANIIWGEGGESDDHIVPYPEVNEDVSNKKEWNQEAAATKLTELKRPEAKTDFHERKLGSSSNLDNSGELPTSGYGTNAWPDLALSSSAKIDHGSLEEITQHEKHAEIFQNAHEGKEQGHFVDYGWANIGSFDDLDRIFSNDDPIFGHASLDSSNELWSSKDVSNNAAPLPLDTPSSSGALRNRTESLEIKEEYVQCNDKSLDLSNEKIGGPGSQVIENSCTTTANVGNGGVRSKPTGKEQQVFRQKNLLKTRKKSLVKQEENTLQDFYDNWSPSAAPAKQFQNQLAPSVIQSSPSSILGQPKQIQGAETLYQNIINPYAASSVYGNLTNTYPAMPMLSQTHPALSGYEVSPGIVNPVNNLVDSVKPQIMTPQEKIEKLRRRQQMQAMIAIQKQQQQLGHQVPSTSKSSTQKCPPEIQSHLSDGTDDDLRTLPALDPPIEQDDSNTMSVAVGNDFVEDTVLYRLQDIISKLDIKIRLCIRDSLFRLAQRHYTSDTSSTNKSSREELEVAAREESISQNRYARMPDVETETNPIDRTVAHLLFHRPMELTQNYSDKLESPISTKCESKAANPLNFPVSCLPDEDSKNNQQLSHLGFKNPWVDAQSMDQIKNSPCIDTSENASNTQELEASQ from the exons ATGTTTGATTGGAACGACGAAGAG CTAGCTAACATAATATGGGGTGAAGGAGGTGAGAGTGATGATCATATTGTGCCTTATCCAGAGGTAAATGAAGATGTTAGCAACAAAAAAGAATGGAATCAAGAAGCTGCTGCGACTAAGCTCACTGAGCTGAAGAGACCGGAGGCTAAAACTGATTTTCATGAAAGAAAGCTAGGAAGCAGTTCCAACCTTGATAATAGTGGAGAACTACCTACCTCAGGATATGGAACAAATGCATGGCCTGACTTGGCTTTATCCAGTTCAGCTAAAATTGATCATGGTTCCCTGG AAGAAATTACACAACATGAAAAGCATGCTGAAATTTTCCAAAATGCTCATGAAGGTAAAGAGCAAGGTCATTTTGTTGATTATGGATGGGCCAACATAGGAAGTTTTGATGACCTTGATCGGATTTTTAG CAATGATGACCCTATATTTGGCCATGCAAGTCTTGATAGTTCTAATGAGCTTTGGTCGTCTAAAGATGTGAGTAACAATGCAGCACCTTTACCATTGGATACACCAAGTTCATCTGGTGCTTTAAGGAACAGAACTGAGTCTttggaaatcaaagaagaataTGTTCAATGTAATGATAAATCATTGGACCTCAGCAATGAGAAGATTGGGGGTCCTGGATCCCAAGTTATAGAAAATTCATGCACAACCACAGCTAATGTGGGAAATGGTGGAGTTAGAAGTAAGCCTACTGGAAAGGAACAGCAG GTTTTTAGGCAAAAGAATCTTTTGAAAACTCGGAAAAAATCACTGGTAAAACAAGAGGAGAATACCTTGCAGGATTTCTATGATAATTGGTCTCCTTCAGCAGCACCGGCAAAACAATTTCAGAATCAATTGGCACCTTCTGTTATACAATCTTCTCCCTCTTCAATTCTGGGGCAGCCAAAGCAGATCCAAGGAGCTGAAACCCTATATCAGAATATCATAAATCCATATGCGGCTTCTTCTGTGTATGGGAACCTTACTAATACATATCCTGCTATGCCAATGCTATCACAGACTCACCCAGCACTTTCTGGGTACGAAGTGTCTCCTGGTATTGTGAATCCTGTGAATAATTTAGTGGACTCAGTCAAGCCTCAAATCATGACCCCTCAggagaaaattgaaaaattgagGAGGCGGCAGCAAATGCAGGCAATGATTGCTATTcagaaacaacaacaacaattgggCCATCAAGTTCCTAGTACTAGTAAATCAAGCACTCAAAAATGTCCTCCAGAAATTCAAAGTCATCTTAGTGATGGGACTGATGACGATCTAAGAACTCTTCCTGCTCTAGATCCACCAATTGAACAAGATGATTCTAATACAATGTCAGTGGCAGTTGGTAATGATTTCGTTGAAGATACCGTATTGTACAGACTTCAGGATATTATATCAAAG TTAGACATCAAAATAAGACTCTGCATCAGAGATAGTTTGTTCCGGTTGGCACAAAGGCATTATACTAGTGATACTAGCAGTACAAACAAAAGTAGCAGAGAAGAACTTGAAGTTGCTGCAAGAGAAGAAAGCATTAGCCAAAACAG ATATGCCAGGATGCCTGATGTTGAAACAGAGACGAATCCCATTGATAGAACTGTGGCTCATTTACTTTTTCATAGGCCTATGGAGTTGACCCAAAACTATTCTGACAAGCTGGAGTCACCTATTTCTACCAAATGTGAAAGCAAAGCAGCTAACCCCTTGAACTTTCCAGTGAGTTGCTTACCAGATGAGGACTCGAAAAACAATCAACAACTTTCTCACCTTGGGTTTAAGAATCCTTGGGTTGATGCCCAGTCCATGGATCAAATTAAAAACAGTCCCTGCATAGACACGTCAGAGAATGCTTCAAACACACAGGAACTTGAAGCCTCTCAATGA